A window of Microcystis aeruginosa FD4 contains these coding sequences:
- the dnaN gene encoding DNA polymerase III subunit beta — MKFTSSQSELNSNLSLVSRAVASRPTHPVLGNVLFCADEEKGEISLTAFDLSLGIRTSFRAEVVEGGKITLPAKLLNDIVSRLGEGEITISVEENENDEEHSLAFLKTASAQFQIRGMKADEFPELPTVADGEIVNLPIVALTEGLKGALFAASGDETKQVLTGVHLTKTVDCLEFAATDGHRLAVVQTPLEEVESASGGFNVTIPARALRELERMMATKQNIETITLHVDDSQVIFEMGEQRLTSRKLEGAYPTYNQLIPKSFERSLVLDRKQLIRCLELVAVLADQKNNLVKFSLDSENDRLSLAVESPDLGSAKESMAAEIQGESGDIAFNVKYLMDGLKALPNNEIQMQLNASTQPVIFSPLGGLKMTYLVMPVQIRQ, encoded by the coding sequence ATGAAATTTACCAGTAGTCAAAGCGAACTCAACAGCAATTTATCCCTAGTTAGTCGGGCCGTTGCCAGTCGTCCTACCCATCCGGTGTTGGGCAATGTTCTCTTTTGTGCCGATGAGGAAAAGGGCGAAATTAGCCTGACTGCTTTTGATTTGAGTTTAGGGATTCGCACCAGTTTTCGGGCCGAGGTGGTGGAAGGGGGCAAAATTACCCTGCCGGCAAAATTGCTGAACGATATTGTCTCTCGTTTGGGAGAGGGGGAAATCACTATCTCTGTGGAAGAAAACGAGAATGATGAGGAGCATAGTCTCGCTTTCCTGAAAACCGCCTCGGCACAGTTCCAAATTCGCGGCATGAAGGCCGATGAGTTCCCAGAATTGCCCACGGTGGCCGATGGGGAAATTGTTAATTTACCTATAGTTGCCTTGACAGAGGGACTAAAAGGTGCATTGTTTGCCGCTAGTGGCGATGAAACTAAACAGGTGTTGACGGGGGTGCATTTAACTAAAACCGTCGATTGTCTAGAATTTGCCGCTACAGACGGTCATCGTTTAGCGGTGGTACAAACTCCCCTAGAGGAGGTAGAAAGTGCCTCTGGTGGCTTTAATGTCACCATTCCGGCCCGGGCCCTGCGAGAATTGGAAAGAATGATGGCAACAAAACAAAATATCGAGACTATTACTCTGCACGTGGATGATTCTCAAGTCATCTTTGAAATGGGGGAACAGAGGTTAACCAGTCGTAAGTTAGAAGGGGCCTATCCCACTTATAATCAGTTAATTCCTAAATCCTTCGAGCGTTCTTTGGTTTTAGACCGCAAACAGTTAATCCGTTGTTTGGAATTAGTGGCGGTTTTAGCTGACCAAAAGAATAATTTAGTCAAGTTTAGTCTCGATAGCGAAAATGACCGTTTATCCCTAGCGGTGGAATCTCCCGATTTGGGTAGTGCCAAAGAGTCCATGGCGGCGGAAATTCAGGGAGAAAGTGGCGATATTGCCTTTAATGTGAAGTATTTAATGGACGGTTTGAAGGCTTTACCCAATAATGAGATCCAAATGCAGTTAAATGCTAGTACCCAACCGGTTATTTTTAGCCCCTTGGGAGGTTTAAAGATGACTTATTTGGTGATGCCGGTACAAATTCGTCAGTAA